From a region of the Narcine bancroftii isolate sNarBan1 chromosome 5, sNarBan1.hap1, whole genome shotgun sequence genome:
- the LOC138765390 gene encoding putative carbonic anhydrase 2: MGEEDGEGAGGRERGGGKREGGKREGGKREGGKREGGKRGGREAGGGKREGGKREGGKREGGKREEGSGREGSGREGSGREGSGREGSGREGSGREGSGRRKREGGKRAGGGKREGGKRKREGRGGRGREGREEGGREGKKGRWRGRRGGKGKERTT, from the exons ATgggagaggaagatggagagggag cgggagggagggagcggggaggaggGAAGCGGGAGGGAGGGAAGCGGGAGGGAGGGAAGCGGGAGGGAGGGAAGCGGGAGGGAGGGAAGCGGGGAGGGAGGGAAGCGGGAGGAGGGAAGCGGGAGGGAGGGAAGCGGGAGGGAGGGAAGCGGGAGGGAGGGAAGCGGGAGGAGGGAAGCGGGAGGGAGGGAAGCGGGAGGGAGGGAAGCGGGAGGGAGGGAAGCGGGAGGGAGGGAAGCGGGAGGGAGGGAAGCGGGAGGGAGGGAAGCGGGAGGAGGAAGCGGGAGGGAGGGAAGCGGGCGGGAGGAGGGAagcgggagggagggaagaggaagcgggagggaaggggaggaagagggagggagggaagggaagagggagggagggaagggaagaaggggagatggagaggaaggagaggagggaaggggaaggagaggacCACATAG